The nucleotide sequence CTGCCGGCATATCATCCGCCCCCACTTCAATTTACCTATTTCAATTGCCAGTTTAACTTTTTCAGTTCTCCCAGTTCCTCACTTTTCGGCTGCCTTCCCCGCCGCATCCGCCGCTAACCGATCCAGTGGACTGACGACGACCGGTCCTAGCGTGTTGTCGACATGTGTATAGATTTGCGTCGTCTTGATGTCGGCATGTCCCAGCAGTTCTTGGATCCGGCGAATGTCCGTTCCCGTCCACAGCAGATGAGTCGCGAAGCAGTGACGGAACGTGTGGCTGGTCACATGTTTGGTCAACCCCGCTGCCT is from Novipirellula caenicola and encodes:
- a CDS encoding tyrosine-type recombinase/integrase, whose product is AAGLTKHVTSHTFRHCFATHLLWTGTDIRRIQELLGHADIKTTQIYTHVDNTLGPVVVSPLDRLAADAAGKAAEK